GTAACTAGATAGAACCAATTTGCTGACATAGAGGATGGAAAGTATGCTATAAATCGCTGTGAGAGGCTTGTGCCTAGAATATGCTTGGTAGTTGCAGCGAGCGGTTTCCTAGACAACGCCCAGTCAAGTGTTCGAGAAGGAAACGGACCATCGGAAACCATCCATAAGTATCGATACCGAATTTCGTCTCTCAGATTTCCATACgcaaaaaggccttgatCCTTCGCTCCACCGCCGTAATAGCCTTGTCCAACCAAGTAACGTCCAAAGTATCGTTGGCGGTACGGGATCCGGGCCGAATACTGTGCGGATGGATGTCACCCGTACTGTGCGTGTGTGCATTGGTAGGTACTGCCGACGGAGGTGCATCCGTTACGGCAGTCGCCATTTTGTCTTTATGGTCTTCCATGGTACCTTCCTCGGATTCAGCTTCCGTATGGTGGGAAGGTGGGACGGTTTCCCATGATTGCGTGGTTGCCGTTGGGGAGCTCGGGCCACCCGAGGCCAGCAATGCACCGACTTTCGCCGCCACAAGTGCCAACGATCCAGTTTGTACCCCTACACCAATCACCAGCACACCGGCGGCTACGGGAACCATCCGTTGTATTCGTGCCCGAGTCAGGCGGGGCATTTGTCGCTCAATAGCACTAGATGAGCGTTgctgtcgctgtcgctgtcgAGGTGAGGCTTCCTCCCGGTACCAACCGTCAGGAATCCCTTCGGGAGGTCGCGTTAATTGGTTTTCCACGAGATGTTCGGCAATCTCTGGCCGCAAGCCTTGAATTTCTCGTTGCCGGTACTGAAGTTTGCTCAGGGCGGCCTTGGTCTCATCGGTCACTACCGAGTCGTTTTTGCCGACCGACGGGGCGGTTTCGTCCGTAAGGGGTGAGATTGCAACCTCGACTGCCGCAGCGGGTGTGGGTTCGGGATCCTCAGTCTCGGGATCCGCAGTCTCGTCGAGAGTCGTTGTTTCTTCACTGCCTTCATCGTCGGCGTACTCCATCCGATCCACGTGCGCGGCACTATCGTCTTCGACGAGGGTGATATCCTCCGTCCCGACGCTGGCATCCTGAAAGACATCCGTCGTCTCGGACGAACCGGGTTCGGCCCCGCTCGTTTCTGGTTCCTCGGAGGCTTCCGTCGCGACCTCAACGACGGGGCCTacgtcttcctcctcttcgacCGAaccttcgtcttcgttcgagacgtcttcgacttcttcctcCGCGTGATGACTTTGTTCCGTCTCGAAATCTTCGGACGCCGTATCCGCACCACCGCGGTAAACCTTCCCCCACACGAACGATGCGGTCCGTGTCGCGCCCGCGCTCGATCCCAACGTCAAGATAACCCAGGGAACACTCCGTGCGAGCGCCCCACtcaccacgacgacgacgacgacgacgtcgccaGGAACAACAGGGGAGACACGATCCAGCGACGCATTCTCCCTGTCCGAGCTGTCCGTAGGTCGGACGGGTAAACGTCGCTTGCGCTTTGGTCACTAGAGCCGACTTTGGAACACACCCAACAAGACACAAGCCGCCTTGTTGCTTTGTGGAAGGAGAACAAAGTTTTTGGGTTCCGTGGTACTCTTTTTGGGGAAGGCGAGAGGTCGGATTGGACACCAGGAGACACCTGTAGTATCGTTGTGGAGGAGAGAGGATCGTGTCGTGTTTGGAGGCGGGACATCACATTTTCACGTAAAATGGTAGAATAAGTAACATACGCTATCCAGGCAAGTCTTCAACTTCTCATTGGATCAATCCACGTGTAGGCCGTTGCGTCATCCTCTCGCGCTAACGGTAGAATGGCTGGACGAATACGGCAATCTCGAAATGAAAGCTATCATTAGCGTTAGGTGCCGgcgcatttacagttagactAATGTAAGTAGGTTCCGACCCTAACCCCTTACAATTAGCTCTAAATCTGGTTCTGCATGACTACCTCTAGCTAGTTACGCTCTTTTCAAACTCTAAATCCGACACGGTCTCTCGTtcctttccaaaagaatgcAAAATCGATTCGGTCGCATGGCGTCCGAAGACAATCACGATTGGATGAGTGAGATCTCACGGGGCCAGGTATACAAGCATCAGTATTGGCGTCGGCTGGGGCGGCGGCGATGGAGGCTTCGCGACTGACAATGTCGATGGAAGAAAGGTGTTCGGCACGACGCATCGCGGAAAAGCAAGCTTTATTGCCCCCCTTTAGTCCTGATTATGACAGTGGTTGCAATATTGGCGGCGCGAATAATAGTAGTGATGAGACTCCGTCTTTGATGGTCAAGATTGTCTCGGCTTCGTACGGTCCTTGTGAAGGAAAGCGCTTGCTGACGGGCGAACTCAGCAACGACACGGCAACGGGTATTCCATTTACCCGCGATGTGACACCCTTTTTACGAGCCCTGCTGCTCGCCCAACAACATCCAAAGGACTCAGGTCCCGGCAGCAATTTTGATTTTGCAAATGGTACCATTCGCTTGGATGCGCTGAGAAACGGGATGAAACGATCCAACGTCCGAGTACTTTTGGGAGATGCCGATACTACTACTGGCAGCACCTCCGATCCGCATAATGGAGAACAATCATTAGAGAATGGGAACACGAGGACACAGTCCATGAATGCTGTTTTTGGCGACCCTTGTCCGGGTGTTTCCAAACGATTGCACGTTCATTACTGTGTTGCCGAGGCATCGGCTAACAAGTCAGCGAGGTTGGCGTCGACCGAATGGCATGATGAAAGTTTTGCCGAACATGAAGCGGTCGTGCTGAAACGCCGAATTTCTTGTGAGATGGTTGACTCGCACTTCCGATACGCTGCTGTGCGGACCTTGGCTAAAGAGCAGCACCAAAAGCAATTGTTGTCGCCGCTTTTAGAGCTTACGAGCAAAGACAATGAGCTTGATGACCAAACAACACTTTTGCAGGCTCGACGAATGGGTCGAGCCCAATCCATGACGGAGTTTGCCGAAGACCTTCTGAGCTCGTATATACAATTTGCATCGACAATGAGCTCGAATGAAAGTGAGAAGGCTACCGGAGCATCCGAAGCTTCTAACGGAGTCGTACTTGACAAATGCTGGTCTACGTCGTCGCGAGTGACCTCTCTTCCTCCAAATTTAAAGGTTCGGCCAAAGCCGCGACAATGGCGACTACGGTCAGCCGTTTCCGAAATTGTCCTACCCATTGTGATGCCTTTTTTGGAAGTACGGGAACGTGTCCATTGTCAACGAGTCTGCCATGGTTGGCGTTGCACGATTCGCGAATGGGGTGTCGCCACAACAATTGATAACAACGACTCTGCATTTCCCTACTTTACCCGCACGCTCCTCAAGGGACTATTAACAAATTCATATTCATCACTTGAATGTCTCTTTTTGAGTGGCTTTGCGGATCTGGAACCCGACGATTTGCACCGAGCCATTCCTTTCCTACGCAAATTGAGGTCAATAGATATATCCTGGTGTGTCCGTCTAaacaacgaaacaatgaGCTCATTGGCGACATTCGCACACGATACATTACGAGTGCTGTACATGAAAGGTGTGCGAAAAGTAGATGATTCTGGAATTAGTCAGATTTGTCGGCAATGCCACAAACTTCAAGTTTTGGACGTTTCGAATTTGCCTTTGACGGATGTTTCCGGGTTGGCAATCGGGCGGCACTTGAAGGAACTGAGGGCGTTGTACATGAGGGACAATTACAAATTGACGAATGCTAGTCTAGATGCTATAACCCAGCATTGCACGCGGCTAGAGCAATTGACGCTATGGGGATTGAACCGAATCAAGCACTTGAGGCTGCCCGAATTGTGGACGTTAGAAAATAGTCCGACGATTCCGCTACTGTATGACGGTGTTAACAGCGGATCCCCTGATGGAAGTCGACTTGTCATGCTCAATCTGTGGGGATGTCACAGCTTGCGCGACGATGCCGCAGATGCCTTAGTTGGCATGCATCGCTTGCGGTCGCTGATTGTAAGCGAATGTCACCGCTTGACTGACACTTTTGTGGTAAGTTCGGGCGGCACCAATAAGGTATAACTCTATTTCCTTCTATCAGCAAATCAAATGGCTTGTTGACACGCTTGTCTTTGGTACAGTTTTCGATTGTCCGATTTGTTCCCGAATTGCAGCATTTGTATTTGAGGTATTGTAAAAAGCTGACTGACGCGAGCATTCAAGCAATTACCCACGGCGTGCCAAATTTGTATTCCTTAGATCTTAGCTTTTGCACAAAACTCTCATCCGGAGCCATATATGCCATGCTCAAAGCTCGAGGCAGCACACTGGCTGAGCTCCGGCTTCAATCCTGCCGTCTACTGAACATTGCTCACCATCCTGATCTTCCTGTCCCGGAAGAGGGCAACAACAACCTAGCAGGTAGACAAATTCTAAATGCTTTGCGATATCACGGTGAGGGGTCTTCTTTGTCGGTTTTGGATGTAAGGGGCTGCGCTGGGCAGCCCGACATCGCCACACCCTATCATCAAACTGATCCTTTTGTCTTAGGGATGGAGCGTCTTGAGTTTCGCCAGGCTGTGCCTGGTTTTTTCCGCCGGCCAGCGCGCTGGAATCGTAACATTGAGAGTCGCTTGGTTCAACAAGTTCAAGCATTGGATCGGACAATTGCTTCAATTTCCCAAAGTGATGAAAGCAAATAACACCTATCAATTTAATGGGAACGCCCAAATGAAGGGACGAAGATGCTGTCAATGTTTGAAATTGCTGCCTTTGCATTACTTGTTCGATCAGCTAGTGCTCTATTCAAAATGATTACGTCTACAGTTGTGATACAGAAACACGTGGGAGCCCAATTTTCTCGATCAGACTGTCTCGGTTTTCCTGAGCAAATAGACGTACAATCGGGTTTTTCTCGTCTTCACTTTTTGAGGCTGCCACAAGACGGCCGGCCGGAAGGATCCCCCCCGCCTCTCCTTGTTCCCTCAATTGTAAAGCTTCTTGGCACCTAATCGCCGTCGTCGGGTCATATGTTCTGCTCAGCTGCGAATCCTTGAGATCGTAATAATTGACGCAGCGAACCAGTGTTGCATAGAGACTTTCCTCTCCGGCCGATACCATTGCCACGGACATTGGACAGCAACTTTCCTTATCATTTGTAATGGAATTCAGAAATTCGTCTTGCTCACGAATTAGAGAACCGTACAACTCTCTAGCTAGAAGGGCCCCGGCACGTCGAAGAGGACGAGCGCTTCCTAAGCGTAGCTTTTCGACTGCACAAGAAATTAGAACAGAGCAGAAATGTGCACTTAGCGAGGGATGCGCTATTACCACAGCCTCAGTGACAACGTTCATGATGGATGCAATAACAGCGTCTGCCTCCTCTGAGGCAAAAAGGGGTCCTCCCGTTCTCAGTCGAACATCCACGTCGTCCGGGGCATCGTAAGCAGATAACTCCTCTTCTTTTGCATGTCTCGATTCTATATTCAGGAAGTAGGCATGAGTCTCTTCAGCAATCTGCAATGCTTGCGACGGGGTGTCTAAGTCATGAGATAACTTTTCGACTGACCCTAACGCAAGCATACCAAGCAGGCTTGACAAATGTTCGTATATTCCTGCTCTCCGTCGGATAACGAAAAGCAAAGCTTCAGCAACTTTGATTCTCTGCTCCGAAGAAAGAAGCACTTCCTCTCGAGCCAATTGCACAGCTCCTAGTGAGACTCCTCTACATAGTAACGGAAGAAAATGCGTTGGTCGCTCATCGGCTATCGCAACCAGAGTTTGAATAGCCGCCAGGAAAACGTAGGACTCCTGATCTTTCAATGCAAAGAACAAGATTACTAGAATTCGTTCCAACTTATCCTCACTTTCATCATCAGACGAAATGACTTTTGAGTTTCTCTGGCTACCAAGAATATCGTCTCTCAACAAACTTGCGGCCAAATGCCGTAACAAGACGACGCCACGCGCTCGGATCGGTGGCTCAAAGGAGGTAATCTCCTCTTGGATTTCAATAATTTTTGCCGCGAATGATATTGGAGTAGAGCTGGATGGCTTTTGTCGTCCCTCCCTTCTGCAAGCAATCAATGCCATAGCGTGACTTGCTACTTCTGATATCTCTGAATAAGCCGAAGACGTTGCTGCCGACGTTCTCTTTTCAGAAGCTAAACTTTTCAGCAAAGGAACCAGAGAGCGCAAGACACTCTCGTCAGATGATGAGCGTTTTTCAGCTCCGAGCTCAAGAACCCCAACCAGAAGACTTAAAAGGACCGATGTCACAGAAAGAAGCACTTCGTCATTGCTCGAGCCAAATGCCCTCTCATAGGTGATTATTATTGGCGGTTTAAGATGTAAGACTTTGCAGAAGAAGCTGGCACATGGCAAAAATTGCAGGACAGCGTCATCCATCTCGGCACTCTTCAATGAGTTATGTTTTGGGGAACTGTGGCTCGCTATTTGATCATTCCCAATTTCGTCAGCAAGCCTAAACACGAGCTTCATCAAGTCGAACACACCCTGGCTTGCCGAAGCGGAGAGCAACAAAGTTGCAGGAGGACACTGATCACACAAAAGAGGAAGCAAGACTAGCGAGACAAGTCGAAAGAGGTCTTGGCGAAAAAGAACGTTGCAAAGACTGGCTGTCTTCTCGGCTTCCTGGGTTGATTCGAACGTCTTGAAGTAAAGGGTCAGAGTCAGTTGAAACATTCGTGACGGCAACATTTCTTGAGTTAGGCTTGTTAGGTCTTCCTTGGGTGAGCACAGAGGCAACAGCAGCTTCTCTACCACAAACACTGCTCGTTTTTCAATATCTCCGACAGCTTGTTCCAGCGTGTACTTGTCATCTATATTTGAACCAGCACATTTCCTGTAGGAGACTGAATCATAAACATTGGCTTCGCCTTCTCCGGAAACACTACGAAATGCATATCCTTCCATATCAGAACTGGAAGGAGCAAGGGCGTACAGTACTGCGACTGCGGAGACATCGACACTGTCAATTGAATCACCGTCGGTTCCAAACGCTGAGCGAGATATTGCGTGTAAGGTAGCACGGAGTGTCCAGAGGGAATCGTCCTTTACTGCGAGATGCAATACTGACGGCATCACAGCGACTCTTGTCAGCAGGCCAAGCAAATTGAGAGGAGTCCCAATTGATAAGTCCTTCTCGCACCCGTCGATTCGGTAAAGCATCAAATGAGATATTCGCGAAGGATCGAAAGAAGGTGAAAATTGACAAGTCAGGACACCCAGTCTCCGGACGGCCACGTGTACACCTCGCTCCTGTTGTCCCGTGAATAACTTCACCAACTCTGGCAAAAATTGCTCCTCGAGGAAACAAAAAGGTAGCCGATCAAGGACCGCGCGGACTAGATCAAGGGAGCAGCTATCTTGCCGACTCAGACCGCCTAGTTGCAGTGACTCTATCGATACCACCTTGCTTTCTGTCGTCACGCCAACCCGATCCAGCAATACAAACATCTGCTTCAGGATTGCCTGGTAGTACGTTTTCGGCTGAATCGTTTTTGGAACGAGTACCTGCGCAAGCCGTGTACTGGCGGCTGTCCGCTCCTTGGGAGCGGCCTGTACGAAAACATCAACGATTGAAGGCAAGTCTCGGCAAGCCAAATCGTTCAGCAACTTTCCTACCCGCAAGCGCAGCCAGCTCGGGGCACGCGTTCCCTGCagcaaaagcttttgcaagGCACGGGCTTGCGAATGAGAATCCACCACGCATGAAGACACCGAGGCTGCATCCAAGCCGACGCGCCTCGATAAAATTTGCAGTCTTGTCACAGTAGGTCTGCACTCCTCCATCAACGGTACCCGAGCCAGCAACGCCTCCCCTTGCAGCAGAGCAGCATAAATATCTGCCACGTGTCGCGGCAACAGCATTGGTCGAAACCGATCCAACAAGAGAACGGAACCCAGCGCACTTGCCGTACACACCAACTCATAGGCAGCGTTTGCCTCCCAATAGTCATGGTGTTTTTGTGTTTGCAGTGACGCCCACGTTAGCGCTGGGAGTGGTACACGTCCAGCTATAGACTTCGGCAGGGTATAGTGCGCACGCTCAGCCGCTTTCCACAGTACGTGTGGTTCCAATTTTGGTAAAATACTGCTGCAAATGAGCAGTTCCAAACATGCGGCGACGTCTGTGTAGTGTTGAACAGAAAGCATACCAATCGGTGGCGGCGGGCTTTGTACGGATGGAGATCGTTTAGACCGATTGAGCAAAGCTGATGTTTGCGGGGCAGTCGAAGGGGGTGGCGCTTGGTCCAAAACAGCGTAGCATCGTCCGAGGTCTCCTATCAAAGGGATGAGTATCATGTGCAAAAGCAGCGATCGCTCGTCGTCGATTCCAACATTATTTGCTGCGTTTTCAAAAACGTCACACCCTCTTTCTGGCTGATTGGTGAGGATCTCATCAAGCTGTTGCTTGATTTCGTCGACGCGCTTCACGATGCCGGCATCACGTAAACGAGTGTACACGCGTATGCTTCTCGTCCTATCATCCTTGGTCCCAGTCGCGCTCCCGTTCTTCCGACTGGCTAACGACAGCGTTTGGGGCTGAAATTCCGGAATCTCTCGAATCTCTTTCACAACACTTTGTATGCAGGCCACAACACCATTCATGGCGACTGCCTCCACGCTAACCAGTAATTCCTGCGACGGAAAACTTGAGTCGGACATGCTATTGTCTTGAGTTGCCATTCTCCACCGTACCCTATTTCTGATTTGTTATCGCGTTTTGCACAGATAGCGGAACCAAACGATACAAAACAATTCGCTGTAATTGAATCGAAGGTGTTTCTACAGACGCTGTTTCTCGGAAGCTAAAGTTATTTGACCCACCTCTACCATTGGGAATGGTTTGCAGGTACGACCCGACCCTCTTAGGTTCGGTAATGTAACCTCGTTCGGGGTTTCTGGTGACACTGTGAAAACCCAGATTCTTCGGGATGACGGGCCGTCTGCCGCTCGGAAGAATAATTCAAGTGGGTAGCTGTGCTTTAAGCAAACGACTTGGCCGACAGCAGATAGCTTTCTCGATGGGCAATTAATGAAAGATTTATCTTTTCTAAGTATTAAGTATCTTTCGATTGTGATAATTTTGTTTCAAATTTCCCCTGAAACAGAATTTCTATACCAGCTGGCTTGCTTCCGGAGGCAATCAGCGAATCAAAGGATTGGAGTTCCGGAGTTCGAACCTGACTTTGTTAAATATTTCAAATCATACTGTCTAGATGGCTTGATCGATTAATAAAATAGATCTCTGCGACATCGTATAGATGCCTTGATGATGAACATATACGTTCGCGTTGCTTTGCTGGAGTGGGAATTTCCGGCAGTGCGGAAACCTGACTGCCGATCTTTTTCGGCATCTGGTTCGATCCAGTGTCTTTCTCGCGTGTATTGTGTCTGCGTTGTGAGTGCAAAcccaaaaggaaaaaaggcTTCCGTTTTCCATCTTTCACAAAAAACACCACAATTCCATATTTTGAACACCTTTTGGTCGCGACCGAACTCTAGCTCCAGTTTTGGATCCAAGCTGCGATATATCCTCACAATGGTACAAACACTACCTGTGTTCAGGAGCTTGTCTGTAATGGCAATCGGAAGTTTCCTGCTGGCTCTCGGCCCATCGCCGTCGGCCGACGCCTTTGCTTTTTCGACTCGTTTGCCAACACAAAGTCTGTCTTTAAGATCCACTTCTACCTCGCTCTCGGCCGAGCCAGACTCTAAGAAACGAGTAGTGGTAATCGGCAATGGAATGGTGGGTCAGAAAGTCATGGAGAATCTACTCAAGATTGGTGCTGCTGCCGACGGCAACGAAAAGCAGCTGCAGCTCTCAACCTTTTGCGAAGAACCTCGAGCGGCCTATAACCGCGTGAAGCTCACTTCGTACTTTGAGACACGCGACCCTTCCGCGCTATCCATGACGAGCGAGTTCGACAAAGAAGGCAAGACCGTCTGGTACGACGAAAATGGCGTCGAGCTCTTGCTCAAAGACAAGGCTGTTTCGATTGATACGGAAGCCCAGACCGTCACGGGACAATCCGGGAAAGTTCTCTCCTACGATGCTTGCGTGCTAGCGACTGGATCGTTTCCCTTCGTGCCGCCCATTCCCGGTAAGCAACGTCCCGGAGTCTTCGTCTACCGTACAATTGAAGACCTCGAGAATATGTTACAGTACGCCCAAGACAACAACGTCAAGTCGGCCGCGGTGATCGGTGGTGGCCTCCTGGGCCTCGAAGCCGCTAAAGCCGCGAAGGATATGGGCCTCGAATCCCATATTATTGAGTTCGCCGATATTCTCATGTGTCGACAAATCGATCAGGGTGGCCACAACGCCCTCGTCGGAGTCATTGAAGACATGGGTCTCAAGGTGCATTGCGGCGCACGTACCGAATCCTTTGTCGGCCAGGACGGTTCCACCGACATGGAATCCATGTCCCCCGTCTCGGCCTTGCGATTCAGCAACGAGGACTGGGAGGATCTTCCTGTGCAAATGGTTATTGTCAGCGCTGGCATTAAGCCGCGTGACGAACTCGCGCGGGACGCCGGCATCGCCGTTGGGGAACGCGGTGGTGTCGTAGTCGATGATCAAATGCGCACGTCGGCCAAAGGGGTGTACGCAGTAGGGGAGATCGCCCTCTACAATAACTTCATCTACGGATTGATCGCACCGGGATACACCATGGCGGATGTGGCGGCCAAGTGTCTAGCTGACGATTTTGGGATCGGCAAAGCTCTAGATCCCGAGAACCTTCCTGCCTTTACCGGCGCCGACATGTCTACCAAACTCAAGTTGCTTGGATGTGATGTCGCCTCGTTTGGTGTTAATCAACCTCGATCCGACGACAAGGATGTTTCCGAAATGGTCTGGAATGACCCAGTCAGCCGAGTTTACCGTAAACTTATTTTGAACAAAGCGGGCACCAAGCTTCGTGGTGGAATCTTGGTCGGAGACGCTGCCGACTACGATAAACTACACAAACTTGCTGTCAAGAGCGAAGAAGAGCTCACGGAAAATCCGGCCATGCTCTTGCCTCCGATCTCGGCCCGTGGTGGGGTGGCGGAAGAAAACGAGGGTGTTTCGGACGACCCAACGGCTCAGATTTGTTCTTGCAATGATGTCACGCGGGGTGACATTGCCTCAACGATCGTGGAGCTTGGGGTGGAAGGCGCTACACTGTCGGCCGTCAAGAAGTGCAGCAATGCAGGCACTGGTTGTGGTGGATGTGAACCCCAAGTTAAAGATATTCTCAAGCAGGAACTCGCGAAGTTAGGTGGCACTTTGTCCAATCATCTCTGCGAACATTTTTCCTATTCTAGGCCGGAACTCATGGCCTTGGTGCGTACCGACACGGACCCCTCCAGCGTGGACTCCTTCGAAAAAGTTTTGCACAAACATGGCCATGGAGATGGCTGCGAAGTTTGCAAGCCGACAGTGGGTTCCATTCTTGCCTCGCTTAACAACGGCATCATCATAGACGACGGACGTGATGCTTTGCAAGATACGAATGATCGTGCTATGGCGAACATGCAGCGTGGTGGATCTTATTCTGTTGTACCTCGGGTGCCGGCCGGTGAGTTGTTGCCTGATCAGCTAATCGCATTGGGAGTCGTTGCAAAGAAGTACGATCTCTATACGAAGGTGACCGGTGCTCAGCGAGTCGATCTGTTCGGCGCCGCCAAACACCAGCTACCTGATATTTGGGAAGAGTTGGGGCAGGCTGGTTTCGAATCTGGGCACGCATACGGAAAAGCTCTCCGTACCGTGAAATCTTGCGTCGGATCAACGTGGTGTCGTTACGGTGTACAAGATGCAGTCTCGTTCGCGGTTGAGATCGAAAACCGGTACAAAGGAATTCGATCCCCTCATAAATTGAAAAGTGGCGTTTCTGGGTGTGTGCGGGAATGTGCTGAAGCCCAAAGCAAAGATTTCGGCCTCATCGCTACCGAGAACGGGTACAACCTGTACCTCGGTGGTAACGGCGGGACGAATCCCGTCCACGCCGAGCTCTTCGCCACGGATATTGACGAAAAGACTGTCATCAAGTACCTCGACCGATACCTCATGTACTACATATTGACAGCCGATCGCTTGGAGCGCACAGCTGTTTGGCAGAAAAAGCTTCCTTCAGGTAAAGATGGAAGTGGGCCGATCGGGCATCTGCATGAAGTCATCATCGAAGACTCTCTCGGCATCTGTGACGAACTCGACACTCGTATGGAGCATTTGGTTGACACATATCACGATGAATGGGCAGAAGTTGTAAAAGATCCAGCGCGTCGTGCTAAGTTCAAGCAATTTGTGAATACTGACGAAACATTATCCAAGGATTCGATGATCGAGTTCATTGATATGCGAGGACAAAAACGCCCCGCTGACTGGCCGAAGGACGGGGAGCCGCAAACGAACTGGAGGGCTCCAGACAGCGACATTTTTGCAAAGTCTGAGAAGTCGTGGGTTGAAGTCGGAAGTGAATCTGACTTTGCTGAAAACGTCGGCTCTTCGATTTTGTATGGCGATACACAGCTTGCAGTTTTCAACAACGTGCAACGTGGTGAGTGGTACTGTACTCAAAACATGTGTCCGCACAAACAAGCGTTTGTACTATCTCAAGGAATTATGGGGGATACGAACGGCGAAGCCAAGGTTGCTTGTCCA
The sequence above is a segment of the Phaeodactylum tricornutum CCAP 1055/1 chromosome 10, whole genome shotgun sequence genome. Coding sequences within it:
- a CDS encoding predicted protein, with translation MSRLQTRHDPLSSTTILQVSPGVQSDLSPSPKRRKRRLPVRPTDSSDRENASLDRVSPVVPGDVVVVVVVVSGALARSVPWVILTLGSSAGATRTASFVWGKVYRGGADTASEDFETEQSHHAEEEVEDVSNEDEGSVEEEEDVGPVVEVATEASEEPETSGAEPGSSETTDVFQDASVGTEDITLVEDDSAAHVDRMEYADDEGSEETTTLDETADPETEDPEPTPAAAVEVAISPLTDETAPSVGKNDSVVTDETKAALSKLQYRQREIQGLRPEIAEHLVENQLTRPPEGIPDGWYREEASPRQRQRQQRSSSAIERQMPRLTRARIQRMVPVAAGVLVIGVGVQTGSLALVAAKVGALLASGGPSSPTATTQSWETVPPSHHTEAESEEGTMEDHKDKMATAVTDAPPSAVPTNAHTHSTGDIHPHSIRPGSRTANDTLDVTWLDKAITAVERRIKAFLRMEI
- a CDS encoding predicted protein; the encoded protein is MEASRLTMSMEERCSARRIAEKQALLPPFSPDYDSGCNIGGANNSSDETPSLMVKIVSASYGPCEGKRLLTGELSNDTATGIPFTRDVTPFLRALLLAQQHPKDSGPGSNFDFANGTIRLDALRNGMKRSNVRVLLGDADTTTGSTSDPHNGEQSLENGNTRTQSMNAVFGDPCPGVSKRLHVHYCVAEASANKSARLASTEWHDESFAEHEAVVLKRRISCEMVDSHFRYAAVRTLAKEQHQKQLLSPLLELTSKDNELDDQTTLLQARRMGRAQSMTEFAEDLLSSYIQFASTMSSNESEKATGASEASNGVVLDKCWSTSSRVTSLPPNLKVRPKPRQWRLRSAVSEIVLPIVMPFLEVRERVHCQRVCHGWRCTIREWGVATTIDNNDSAFPYFTRTLLKGLLTNSYSSLECLFLSGFADLEPDDLHRAIPFLRKLRSIDISWCVRLNNETMSSLATFAHDTLRVLYMKGVRKVDDSGISQICRQCHKLQVLDVSNLPLTDVSGLAIGRHLKELRALYMRDNYKLTNASLDAITQHCTRLEQLTLWGLNRIKHLRLPELWTLENSPTIPLLYDGVNSGSPDGSRLVMLNLWGCHSLRDDAADALVGMHRLRSLIVSECHRLTDTFVFSIVRFVPELQHLYLRYCKKLTDASIQAITHGVPNLYSLDLSFCTKLSSGAIYAMLKARGSTLAELRLQSCRLLNIAHHPDLPVPEEGNNNLAGRQILNALRYHGEGSSLSVLDVRGCAGQPDIATPYHQTDPFVLGMERLEFRQAVPGFFRRPARWNRNIESRLVQQVQALDRTIASISQSDESK
- a CDS encoding predicted protein; amino-acid sequence: MATQDNSMSDSSFPSQELLVSVEAVAMNGVVACIQSVVKEIREIPEFQPQTLSLASRKNGSATGTKDDRTRSIRVYTRLRDAGIVKRVDEIKQQLDEILTNQPERGCDVFENAANNVGIDDERSLLLHMILIPLIGDLGRCYAVLDQAPPPSTAPQTSALLNRSKRSPSVQSPPPPIGMLSVQHYTDVAACLELLICSSILPKLEPHVLWKAAERAHYTLPKSIAGRVPLPALTWASLQTQKHHDYWEANAAYELVCTASALGSVLLLDRFRPMLLPRHVADIYAALLQGEALLARVPLMEECRPTVTRLQILSRRVGLDAASVSSCVVDSHSQARALQKLLLQGTRAPSWLRLRVGKLLNDLACRDLPSIVDVFVQAAPKERTAASTRLAQVLVPKTIQPKTYYQAILKQMFVLLDRVGVTTESKVVSIESLQLGGLSRQDSCSLDLVRAVLDRLPFCFLEEQFLPELVKLFTGQQERGVHVAVRRLGVLTCQFSPSFDPSRISHLMLYRIDGCEKDLSIGTPLNLLGLLTRVAVMPSVLHLAVKDDSLWTLRATLHAISRSAFGTDGDSIDSVDVSAVAVLYALAPSSSDMEGYAFRSVSGEGEANVYDSVSYRKCAGSNIDDKYTLEQAVGDIEKRAVFVVEKLLLPLCSPKEDLTSLTQEMLPSRMFQLTLTLYFKTFESTQEAEKTASLCNVLFRQDLFRLVSLVLLPLLCDQCPPATLLLSASASQGVFDLMKLVFRLADEIGNDQIASHSSPKHNSLKSAEMDDAVLQFLPCASFFCKVLHLKPPIIITYERAFGSSNDEVLLSVTSVLLSLLVGVLELGAEKRSSSDESVLRSLVPLLKSLASEKRTSAATSSAYSEISEVASHAMALIACRREGRQKPSSSTPISFAAKIIEIQEEITSFEPPIRARGVVLLRHLAASLLRDDILGSQRNSKVISSDDESEDKLERILVILFFALKDQESYVFLAAIQTLVAIADERPTHFLPLLCRGVSLGAVQLAREEVLLSSEQRIKVAEALLFVIRRRAGIYEHLSSLLGMLALGSVEKLSHDLDTPSQALQIAEETHAYFLNIESRHAKEEELSAYDAPDDVDVRLRTGGPLFASEEADAVIASIMNVVTEAVVIAHPSLSAHFCSVLISCAVEKLRLGSARPLRRAGALLARELYGSLIREQDEFLNSITNDKESCCPMSVAMVSAGEESLYATLVRCVNYYDLKDSQLSRTYDPTTAIRCQEALQLREQGEAGGILPAGRLVAASKSEDEKNPIVRLFAQENRDSLIEKIGLPRVSVSQL